Proteins from a single region of Microbacterium sp. zg-Y818:
- a CDS encoding alpha/beta hydrolase-fold protein, whose translation MMMPFVPLPLEQADVDYVYGPDSFTRLGVQPGSIEAIRIDTSARFPGTSRTIWVHRPAGVRTSAECAVMFFNDGWWYLDPDGDVRGATVLDNLSAAGDLPPMVSVFVDPGVLHVDAVPMKHRNAEYDSFDEAYGSFLLEEVLPLIEDRFAVSSDPMMRGICGGSSGGNAAMTAAWCRPDGIGRVVAFNASFAQMPDGNPFPALLKTEPRRPTRIFLHAAHRDLNWNAPEDNWFAENLETAAALARAGYDFRLVVGDGGHSPNHGGVLLPDALRWLWAGAAR comes from the coding sequence ATGATGATGCCGTTCGTTCCGTTGCCTCTTGAGCAGGCCGACGTCGATTACGTGTACGGTCCTGATTCCTTCACGCGACTCGGTGTCCAGCCTGGCTCCATCGAGGCGATCCGTATCGACACGAGCGCGAGATTCCCCGGAACATCCAGGACCATCTGGGTGCACCGTCCGGCCGGTGTGCGCACCTCCGCCGAGTGCGCCGTGATGTTCTTCAATGACGGTTGGTGGTATCTGGACCCCGACGGGGATGTCCGTGGCGCGACCGTTCTCGACAATCTCTCTGCGGCAGGCGACCTCCCGCCGATGGTCAGTGTGTTCGTTGACCCCGGGGTTCTCCACGTCGACGCTGTGCCGATGAAGCACCGCAACGCCGAGTACGACTCCTTCGACGAGGCCTACGGCAGCTTCCTCCTCGAGGAGGTACTGCCCTTGATCGAGGACCGCTTCGCGGTCTCGTCGGACCCGATGATGCGTGGAATCTGCGGCGGGAGCAGCGGTGGCAACGCGGCCATGACAGCCGCATGGTGCCGCCCAGACGGAATAGGAAGGGTGGTCGCCTTCAACGCAAGCTTCGCTCAGATGCCTGACGGCAACCCCTTCCCCGCCTTGCTGAAGACCGAACCGCGCAGACCGACGAGGATCTTCTTGCACGCGGCTCACCGTGACCTGAACTGGAACGCTCCCGAGGACAACTGGTTCGCCGAGAACCTCGAAACAGCTGCGGCGCTCGCCCGTGCCGGATACGACTTTCGGCTCGTCGTCGGAGACGGCGGACACTCCCCCAACCACGGCGGCGTGCTGCTCCCCGACGCGTTGCGCTGGCTCTGGGCTGGGGCCGCGCGCTGA
- a CDS encoding fasciclin domain-containing protein, which produces MKKKLSITLAAVVATALTLTASPASAYGGPPAGSIVDVAVAASGGGTPDANGHDYDLLVQALVATGLDATLADTSTKYTVFAPNDRAFIRLVTDLTGATPASEAEALTTITSTFSAEQISNILLYHVVPGKKLGPLQVLLSKNITMANGGVIKPRATTLRDETPSLTDPRLVLWAINIQATNGVIHTIDRVLVPAS; this is translated from the coding sequence ATGAAGAAGAAGCTCTCCATCACCCTTGCGGCCGTCGTCGCCACGGCGCTCACGCTGACCGCCTCACCGGCATCGGCATACGGCGGCCCGCCGGCGGGGTCGATCGTCGACGTCGCAGTGGCAGCCTCCGGCGGAGGAACCCCCGACGCCAACGGCCACGATTACGACCTGCTGGTCCAGGCCCTCGTCGCGACGGGCTTGGATGCCACACTGGCGGACACGAGCACGAAGTACACCGTGTTCGCGCCCAACGATCGCGCCTTCATCCGCCTCGTCACCGACCTCACCGGCGCGACGCCCGCGTCCGAGGCCGAGGCTCTGACGACGATCACATCGACGTTCTCGGCGGAGCAGATCTCCAACATCCTGCTGTACCACGTGGTGCCCGGCAAGAAGCTCGGGCCCCTGCAGGTTCTCCTGTCGAAGAACATCACCATGGCCAACGGCGGGGTCATCAAGCCGCGCGCCACCACGCTGCGAGACGAGACCCCGTCGCTCACCGATCCGCGCCTCGTGCTGTGGGCGATCAACATCCAGGCGACCAACGGGGTGATCCACACCATCGACCGCGTCCTGGTACCCGCGTCCTGA
- a CDS encoding GNAT family N-acetyltransferase encodes MVNAAHVIKPLTPDTYPAWLALAEKHNGVWGGCWCSYFHGDTDRTVKIQYDGPTFKKRLVAEGVAHAALVFDGDAAIAWCEYGSPAELPGIYHRKQYDAGETRPAPWRITCFFVDRDHRRGGVAREALDGALDLIARAGGGEVVSFPNELAPGKRTSSSFLHNGTRAMFEKAGFVFERHIGKSKTVMRKTIPAALP; translated from the coding sequence ATGGTCAACGCGGCGCACGTGATCAAGCCGCTCACGCCGGACACCTACCCGGCCTGGCTTGCGCTGGCCGAGAAGCACAACGGCGTCTGGGGCGGATGCTGGTGCTCGTACTTCCACGGCGACACCGACCGCACGGTCAAGATCCAGTACGACGGGCCGACGTTCAAGAAGCGTCTCGTGGCGGAGGGCGTCGCGCACGCGGCGCTGGTCTTCGACGGAGACGCCGCAATCGCCTGGTGCGAGTACGGCAGCCCCGCCGAATTGCCGGGCATCTACCACCGCAAGCAGTACGACGCCGGCGAGACGCGTCCGGCCCCCTGGCGCATCACGTGCTTCTTCGTCGACCGTGACCATCGGCGCGGCGGTGTGGCGCGCGAGGCGCTCGACGGCGCGCTCGACCTGATCGCTCGGGCCGGCGGCGGCGAGGTGGTGTCGTTCCCCAACGAGCTCGCCCCGGGCAAGCGCACGTCGTCGTCGTTCCTGCACAACGGCACTCGGGCGATGTTCGAGAAGGCCGGTTTCGTGTTCGAGCGCCACATCGGCAAGAGCAAGACCGTCATGCGCAAGACGATCCCTGCGGCGCTCCCCTGA
- a CDS encoding DUF308 domain-containing protein, with amino-acid sequence MAYNSSIDRPLLNGIRTALGVSGVLALILGILILVWPGRTAMVVVAVVAIYAVAAGLVYAGLGIFSAQRGGWARLGHIVLGVLFIVAGIVAFINLPAATAWFGTFVGVLVGVMWIVEGIVSLSTLGWAASSGWTIFFAILSIIAGIVLLFAPLWGATTLWLLIGISAIVLGVVQIIRAFTFGK; translated from the coding sequence ATGGCCTACAACTCCTCCATCGACAGACCGCTGCTCAACGGCATCCGCACGGCCCTCGGCGTCAGCGGCGTGCTCGCGCTGATCCTCGGCATCCTCATCCTCGTCTGGCCCGGCCGAACAGCCATGGTCGTCGTGGCGGTGGTGGCGATCTACGCCGTCGCTGCCGGCCTCGTCTACGCGGGACTCGGGATCTTCAGCGCGCAGCGGGGCGGGTGGGCCCGGCTCGGCCACATCGTGCTGGGCGTGCTGTTCATCGTCGCCGGCATCGTCGCCTTCATCAACCTCCCCGCGGCCACCGCCTGGTTCGGGACCTTCGTCGGCGTGCTCGTCGGCGTCATGTGGATCGTCGAGGGCATCGTCTCGCTCTCGACGCTCGGATGGGCGGCGTCGAGCGGGTGGACCATCTTCTTCGCGATCCTCTCGATCATCGCCGGCATCGTGCTGCTGTTCGCCCCGCTGTGGGGCGCGACGACGCTGTGGCTGCTCATCGGCATCTCGGCCATCGTGCTGGGCGTGGTGCAGATCATCCGCGCCTTCACGTTCGGCAAGTGA
- a CDS encoding AEC family transporter, with protein MLDVATGFVVIGVAILIGYIIGRVDLLGPHGRHVLNRLTFFVLSPFLLFVVLSQADVQTLFSALLPVSAIAALVVIAAQALFSRFLWHRSTAETTIAALSAGQVNSNNMGIPLSLYLLGSAAFPAPVILLQLLVFTPISMAVLDAATTGQRSPRRILKRTATNPIVLGSVLGVAVSLSGWELPPLILDPAQLIANACVPVMLIGYGMSLYGQRVLGTAGHRRDVILATALKLVAMPLVAWATAAYVFQLPPEGILIVTVLAALPTAQNIFTYSQHYGVGETISRDTIFLTTVGCVPVLLLIMVLLG; from the coding sequence GTGCTGGATGTCGCCACCGGATTCGTCGTCATCGGTGTGGCGATCCTGATCGGCTACATCATCGGCCGCGTCGACCTGCTCGGCCCCCACGGCCGCCACGTGCTCAACCGGCTCACGTTCTTCGTGCTGTCGCCGTTCCTGCTCTTCGTCGTGCTGTCCCAGGCCGACGTGCAGACGCTCTTCTCGGCGCTCTTGCCGGTCTCCGCGATAGCCGCCCTGGTGGTGATCGCCGCACAGGCGCTCTTCTCGCGCTTCCTCTGGCATCGCTCCACCGCCGAGACGACCATCGCCGCGCTCTCGGCCGGTCAGGTCAACTCCAACAACATGGGCATCCCGCTGTCGCTGTACCTGCTCGGCAGCGCCGCGTTCCCCGCTCCCGTCATCCTGCTGCAGCTGCTGGTGTTCACGCCCATCTCGATGGCGGTTCTGGATGCCGCGACCACCGGCCAGCGCTCCCCCCGCCGCATCCTCAAGCGCACGGCGACGAACCCGATCGTGCTCGGCTCGGTGCTCGGTGTGGCGGTGTCGTTGTCGGGCTGGGAGCTTCCGCCGCTCATCCTCGATCCTGCGCAGCTCATCGCCAACGCGTGCGTGCCGGTGATGCTGATCGGCTACGGCATGTCGCTGTACGGCCAGCGGGTGCTGGGCACGGCCGGGCACCGGCGAGATGTGATCCTCGCCACCGCCTTGAAGCTGGTCGCCATGCCGCTGGTCGCGTGGGCGACGGCGGCCTACGTCTTCCAGCTACCCCCTGAAGGAATACTGATCGTCACGGTGCTGGCCGCACTGCCGACGGCGCAGAACATCTTCACCTACTCCCAGCACTACGGCGTCGGCGAGACCATCTCGCGGGACACGATCTTCCTCACGACGGTGGGATGCGTCCCCGTGCTGCTGCTCATCATGGTGCTGCTGGGGTAG